From the Microbacterium sp. W4I4 genome, one window contains:
- a CDS encoding enoyl-CoA hydratase-related protein translates to MQTIDITSLDREARARLTGELKSAAKAREAVVIRGAAGAWQHELAADETAADFHALALSLMSHPAPVALSVDGAVTGFGVALVLAADVVVASAGATLSTGGGATALATGAFRLLATAVSPAFAAALAYTGRTLSRAESIAAGLVVDADVEVIDTAGAMAVKRASVADRLAGLTDALAYDALLARTVSS, encoded by the coding sequence ATGCAGACGATCGACATCACATCCCTCGACCGTGAGGCACGTGCTCGCCTGACCGGTGAGCTGAAGAGTGCAGCCAAGGCGCGCGAGGCCGTCGTCATCCGAGGTGCGGCTGGAGCCTGGCAGCATGAGCTCGCCGCAGACGAGACCGCCGCCGACTTCCACGCACTGGCCCTGTCGCTGATGAGTCACCCTGCCCCGGTCGCGCTTTCCGTCGACGGCGCGGTCACCGGATTCGGCGTCGCCCTCGTGCTGGCGGCCGATGTCGTCGTGGCATCCGCCGGCGCCACCCTTTCGACCGGCGGCGGCGCGACCGCGCTCGCCACCGGTGCCTTCCGGCTGTTGGCGACGGCGGTTTCGCCCGCCTTCGCCGCGGCGCTCGCGTACACGGGACGCACGCTGTCACGCGCGGAGTCGATCGCGGCAGGCCTCGTCGTCGATGCAGATGTCGAGGTGATCGACACCGCGGGCGCGATGGCGGTCAAGCGCGCGTCCGTCGCCGACCGGCTGGCAGGTCTCACCGATGCGCTCGCGTACGATGCGCTGCTGGCGCGCACGGTGTCGTCATGA
- a CDS encoding acyl-CoA dehydrogenase family protein, with the protein MIDDTQDLRASVRDLITGWGFVPTCDSWLRSYDPEFSREMGRRGLLGITWPKEVGGGGRPGIARLVVTEEILRTGAPVAGHWIAERQIGPSLLRYGSEVAKSRYVPGIASGELVFCLGMSETEAGSDLASVRTTATRVAGGWRIAGRKIWTSQAHHATHAYVLARTDKSGVKHEGLSEFIVDMQADGVEVRPILDLAGEHHFNEVTFDDVFVDDDHVLGEIGNGWTQVTSQLSLERGGIERVMSTYPLLAAARDELAASPEGQASAMAVGRVYARLAALRAMAVRVALDIDAGGSPVTDAAVQKDLGTAFEKAVVEFAREVTPVEPDPDGEGLAALLAGGILSSPGFTIRGGTSEVLKTLVSRGAPALLTEIRRQRGEVGSAADEMLDGQAGEPEDQAELRASMAEVGWLRVSVDEAVGGEGGELSDAAEIIEALGRAAVSAPVAESIAATRALARAGRTGLDALGLVTVAGGGDATIVDGVISGSIPRVPWGREAAHVLVSAVSQGEQVWALVPADAGAWTPGRNLAGEPRDTFTLDGAAVDVVFADAATDAELALFRAVASIGALETACAQSYEHITTREQFGRPLLKFQAVAGLFAELLSEFVLARVAVAEAVAAVGAGRADAGSRVAAARAVLDTAATLGARSAHQLHAAMGITREHPLHLSTRRIWAWRDEAGTAAAWQRGLGLELLAKDEDAVWAWITAEETR; encoded by the coding sequence ATGATCGATGACACCCAGGATCTGCGCGCGAGCGTGCGCGACCTGATCACCGGATGGGGCTTCGTCCCGACCTGCGACTCCTGGCTGCGCTCGTACGATCCTGAGTTCAGCCGCGAGATGGGTCGCCGCGGGCTGCTCGGCATCACCTGGCCAAAGGAGGTCGGCGGAGGTGGCCGGCCCGGCATCGCCCGCCTGGTGGTGACAGAGGAGATCCTGCGCACCGGCGCCCCCGTCGCAGGTCACTGGATCGCGGAGCGCCAGATCGGACCGTCGCTCCTGCGCTACGGCTCCGAGGTCGCGAAGAGCCGCTACGTGCCCGGCATCGCATCCGGCGAGCTGGTCTTCTGCCTCGGCATGAGCGAGACCGAGGCCGGCTCCGACCTCGCCTCGGTGCGCACCACGGCGACACGAGTCGCCGGCGGATGGCGCATCGCCGGGCGCAAGATCTGGACCAGCCAGGCGCATCACGCGACCCACGCCTACGTGCTCGCCCGCACGGACAAGTCCGGGGTCAAGCACGAGGGCCTGTCCGAGTTCATCGTCGACATGCAGGCGGACGGCGTCGAGGTGCGTCCGATCCTCGATCTCGCCGGCGAGCACCATTTCAACGAGGTGACGTTCGACGACGTCTTCGTCGACGACGATCACGTACTCGGTGAGATCGGCAACGGCTGGACCCAGGTCACCAGCCAGCTGTCGCTCGAGCGCGGCGGCATCGAGCGGGTCATGAGCACCTACCCGCTGCTGGCCGCGGCGCGCGATGAGCTCGCCGCCTCGCCGGAGGGGCAGGCATCGGCCATGGCAGTGGGCCGCGTGTACGCGCGCCTCGCCGCGCTGCGGGCCATGGCCGTGCGGGTCGCGCTCGACATCGATGCGGGCGGATCGCCCGTGACGGATGCCGCGGTGCAGAAGGATCTGGGCACGGCGTTCGAGAAGGCCGTTGTCGAGTTCGCGCGCGAGGTCACCCCGGTCGAGCCGGACCCCGACGGCGAAGGACTTGCCGCCCTGCTCGCCGGTGGCATCCTGTCCTCGCCAGGGTTCACGATCCGAGGTGGCACATCAGAGGTGCTGAAGACACTCGTCTCCCGGGGAGCGCCCGCGCTGCTCACGGAGATCCGCAGGCAGCGCGGAGAGGTCGGATCCGCAGCCGACGAGATGCTCGACGGCCAGGCGGGCGAGCCCGAGGACCAGGCGGAGCTGCGGGCATCGATGGCGGAGGTCGGCTGGCTGCGCGTCTCCGTCGACGAGGCCGTCGGCGGTGAAGGCGGCGAGCTGTCGGACGCCGCCGAGATCATCGAGGCGCTCGGGCGTGCGGCCGTCTCGGCGCCGGTCGCAGAGAGCATCGCCGCGACTCGTGCTCTGGCTCGCGCCGGACGGACCGGCCTCGATGCCCTGGGACTCGTCACCGTGGCCGGCGGGGGCGATGCGACGATCGTCGACGGCGTCATCAGCGGCAGCATCCCGCGGGTGCCGTGGGGTCGGGAGGCCGCGCACGTGCTGGTCTCGGCGGTCAGTCAGGGCGAGCAGGTCTGGGCGCTCGTGCCAGCCGACGCCGGTGCATGGACGCCGGGCCGCAACCTGGCCGGAGAGCCGCGCGACACCTTCACGCTCGACGGGGCCGCTGTCGACGTCGTCTTCGCAGACGCCGCGACGGATGCCGAGCTCGCGCTCTTCCGCGCCGTCGCCTCGATCGGGGCGCTCGAGACAGCGTGCGCCCAATCGTATGAGCACATCACGACCCGCGAGCAGTTCGGGCGTCCGCTGCTGAAGTTCCAGGCGGTCGCCGGACTGTTCGCCGAGCTGCTGTCGGAGTTCGTGCTGGCGCGCGTCGCGGTGGCCGAGGCCGTCGCCGCCGTGGGCGCAGGGCGGGCGGATGCAGGCAGCCGCGTGGCGGCGGCCCGTGCCGTGCTCGATACGGCGGCGACGCTCGGCGCGCGCAGCGCCCATCAGCTGCATGCCGCGATGGGCATCACCCGTGAGCATCCGCTTCACCTTTCGACCCGACGGATCTGGGCGTGGCGGGATGAGGCCGGCACGGCTGCGGCATGGCAGCGGGGGCTCGGTCTCGAGCTGCTGGCGAAGGACGAGGACGCCGTATGGGCGTGGATCACTGCAGAGGAGACGCGATGA
- a CDS encoding MaoC/PaaZ C-terminal domain-containing protein, protein MIDAELLTRWGELTTDANPLHTDPEYAASTRFGVPIAHGHLLACLAIEALDADAVSVRFVAPVPVGSEIEVRPDGIHVGDARCVEITPIADPTMLFDHDSIARYAAASSDDNPIHLDEEAARAGGLDSAIAQGMLVLGWAAGQLDVPDDAYTLAARFIAPLPVGDVGTLHVDGEGSARVTRGDGRDAVSLQYSAEVDAERLRLPEGAQLVAEVAVSPTPATLTAVKEAVGARFAVPTYPFMLTAVGFLPDDDANDGIRRPYPVRDCADWVASDRPALHGEQTITVARAFALGERLIARTAVISRDRRERSGGALVFTVIRTVFADASGAVIAASEMNLIVVEDD, encoded by the coding sequence ATGATCGACGCCGAACTGCTGACGCGGTGGGGCGAGCTGACGACGGACGCGAATCCGCTGCACACCGACCCCGAGTACGCGGCGAGCACACGATTCGGCGTCCCGATCGCGCACGGGCACCTGCTGGCATGCCTGGCCATCGAGGCGCTGGACGCCGATGCCGTCTCGGTGCGCTTCGTCGCCCCTGTGCCGGTGGGATCCGAGATCGAGGTGCGCCCCGACGGCATCCATGTCGGCGATGCGCGCTGCGTGGAGATCACCCCCATCGCGGATCCGACGATGCTCTTCGATCACGACAGCATCGCGCGGTACGCCGCAGCATCCTCAGACGACAATCCCATCCATCTCGATGAGGAGGCGGCCCGAGCCGGCGGCCTCGACAGTGCCATCGCGCAGGGCATGCTCGTGCTCGGCTGGGCGGCCGGACAGCTGGATGTCCCCGACGACGCGTACACGCTGGCTGCACGGTTCATCGCGCCACTGCCGGTCGGCGACGTCGGGACGCTGCACGTCGACGGTGAGGGTTCTGCGCGGGTCACGCGGGGGGACGGCCGCGATGCCGTGTCGCTGCAGTACAGCGCGGAGGTCGACGCCGAAAGGCTGCGGCTTCCCGAGGGCGCGCAGCTCGTCGCGGAAGTCGCGGTCTCCCCGACGCCCGCGACGCTCACCGCAGTGAAGGAAGCCGTCGGCGCCCGCTTCGCCGTGCCCACCTACCCGTTCATGCTCACCGCTGTCGGCTTCCTGCCGGACGACGACGCGAACGACGGCATCCGACGGCCGTACCCGGTCAGGGACTGCGCGGACTGGGTCGCCAGTGACCGCCCAGCCCTGCACGGAGAGCAGACGATCACTGTCGCACGCGCATTCGCCCTCGGCGAGCGCCTCATCGCGCGCACCGCGGTGATCAGCCGCGACCGACGCGAGCGCAGCGGCGGGGCCCTGGTGTTCACCGTTATCCGCACGGTGTTCGCAGACGCATCGGGTGCCGTCATCGCGGCATCCGAGATGAACCTGATCGTCGTGGAAGACGACTGA
- a CDS encoding enoyl-CoA hydratase/isomerase family protein, with protein MTEETFDQPVLTERHGSVLVVTINRPAQRNALSNEVLDGLVVALDDAEFDAEVRAVVLTGGPKLFASGADIRDLRANTPAAYMASRRSQAFARIMQFPKPSVAAIAGYTLGGGCEIALSCDLVIAADNAILGQPEINLGILPGAGGTQRWARVAGRYKAAELVLQAQNIDAWTARRLGMVAEVVPAEFVVEAGIAAAERIAKYSPVAARSAKAALRRSEETGISDALDYERAQLGILLSTEDHYEGIDAFLEKRRAVFTGK; from the coding sequence ATGACCGAGGAAACCTTTGATCAGCCCGTGCTCACCGAGCGGCACGGAAGCGTGCTCGTCGTCACGATCAATCGGCCGGCCCAGCGCAACGCGCTCAGCAACGAAGTGCTCGACGGGCTGGTGGTGGCGCTCGATGATGCGGAGTTCGACGCCGAGGTGCGTGCCGTGGTGCTCACCGGTGGACCGAAGCTGTTCGCCTCGGGTGCCGACATCCGCGACCTTCGGGCCAACACCCCGGCCGCATACATGGCGTCCAGGCGCTCGCAGGCCTTCGCACGCATCATGCAGTTCCCGAAGCCCAGCGTCGCGGCGATCGCCGGCTACACGCTCGGCGGCGGGTGCGAGATCGCGCTGAGCTGCGACCTGGTGATCGCCGCCGACAACGCCATCCTCGGGCAGCCCGAGATCAACCTCGGCATCCTCCCCGGCGCCGGCGGAACCCAGCGCTGGGCTCGGGTCGCCGGTCGCTACAAGGCCGCCGAGCTCGTGCTGCAGGCGCAGAACATCGATGCCTGGACCGCTCGCCGCCTCGGCATGGTCGCGGAGGTCGTGCCCGCGGAGTTCGTCGTCGAGGCGGGGATCGCCGCCGCCGAGCGGATCGCGAAGTACAGCCCCGTCGCCGCGCGCTCGGCGAAGGCGGCACTGCGCAGGTCGGAGGAGACCGGCATCTCGGACGCACTCGACTACGAACGCGCGCAGCTCGGCATCCTGCTGTCCACCGAGGACCACTACGAGGGCATCGATGCGTTCCTCGAGAAGCGCCGCGCCGTCTTCACGGGCAAGTGA
- a CDS encoding enoyl-CoA hydratase: MSKVRIDTYDDGVRAIVLNDPARRNILAPELCADLLDAVSSVKADPGTRAVIVTGEGSAFCGGADMPAIFGDTSRSVAQLRDDLHEVYASFLSIRDLGVPVIAAVHGPAVGAGLNLAMVCDVRVAGPDSVFAATFSRIGLHPGGGCTWFLVQTMGKDKALKMLLDGGNVKAQQAVDAGVATVFADDPMAEAMKLASRWSAIDSQLTRDIKAAVEIAAKSDIATTLEFESWAQASAATKPALAAYVDTFRK; the protein is encoded by the coding sequence ATGAGCAAGGTACGCATCGACACCTACGACGACGGTGTTCGCGCCATCGTGCTGAACGACCCCGCCCGCCGCAACATCCTCGCTCCGGAGCTGTGCGCGGATCTTCTCGACGCGGTGAGCTCCGTCAAGGCGGATCCCGGTACCCGCGCCGTCATCGTGACCGGCGAGGGGTCGGCGTTCTGCGGCGGCGCCGACATGCCGGCCATCTTCGGCGACACCTCCCGCTCGGTCGCACAGCTCCGCGACGACCTGCACGAGGTCTACGCGTCGTTCCTGTCGATCCGCGATCTGGGCGTGCCTGTGATCGCGGCAGTGCATGGACCCGCGGTGGGAGCAGGGCTGAACCTCGCCATGGTGTGCGACGTGCGCGTCGCCGGGCCCGATTCGGTCTTCGCCGCGACGTTCTCGCGCATCGGTCTGCATCCAGGCGGCGGATGCACCTGGTTCCTCGTGCAGACGATGGGCAAGGACAAGGCGCTGAAGATGCTGCTGGACGGCGGCAACGTCAAGGCTCAGCAGGCTGTGGATGCGGGGGTCGCGACCGTCTTCGCGGACGACCCGATGGCAGAGGCGATGAAGCTCGCTTCGCGCTGGTCCGCCATCGACTCGCAGCTCACCCGCGACATCAAGGCTGCCGTCGAGATCGCCGCGAAGAGCGACATCGCCACCACCCTCGAGTTCGAGTCATGGGCGCAGGCTTCCGCGGCCACCAAGCCCGCGCTCGCCGCGTACGTCGACACCTTCCGGAAGTGA
- a CDS encoding CaiB/BaiF CoA-transferase family protein: protein MTPRPLAGRRVIDLSQYIAGPACGQLLADFGADVIKVEPLRGDPSRLLGDTGEGSVYYRQYNTGKQSIRLDIADAAGRAELERMLDDADAVIMNFAARTRAKLGLDWETLHARHPGLVVTIVSAYGIDDPRTALDAVVQADSGFAMLNADADGSARISSGYPTDVFTGLYAGISTAMALTDAARGGGMLIDVPMIEVALSALCGPATLTVSDGAPPPVGSGSRDIATAPSTVFEAADGPVYIYAGLDKTWDEVRMLSSAPDGPLAERLGDRARFEQPLAEWASRRTADEVLETMRGIGVAAAPVRTVDDALAALHADRPGAVADIAATGRAVPQFPVTFSGGRIPRRDAMTDETNKESIA from the coding sequence ATGACCCCGAGACCCCTGGCAGGCAGACGCGTCATCGATCTGAGTCAATACATCGCGGGCCCCGCGTGCGGGCAGCTGCTCGCCGACTTCGGCGCCGATGTGATCAAGGTCGAGCCGCTTCGCGGTGACCCGTCACGCCTGCTGGGGGACACCGGCGAGGGCAGCGTCTACTACCGGCAGTACAACACCGGCAAGCAGTCGATCCGACTCGACATCGCGGATGCCGCGGGGCGGGCCGAACTCGAGCGGATGCTCGATGACGCCGATGCGGTGATCATGAACTTCGCAGCGCGCACGCGAGCCAAGCTCGGCCTCGACTGGGAGACGCTGCACGCGCGCCACCCCGGCCTGGTCGTCACCATCGTCTCGGCGTACGGCATCGACGATCCGCGTACGGCACTGGATGCGGTCGTGCAGGCGGACAGCGGCTTCGCGATGCTGAATGCGGATGCCGACGGCTCTGCACGCATCTCCTCGGGCTATCCGACGGACGTCTTCACCGGTCTGTATGCCGGCATCTCCACGGCGATGGCGCTCACAGATGCGGCGCGCGGCGGAGGCATGCTCATCGATGTGCCGATGATCGAGGTCGCGCTCAGCGCCCTGTGCGGTCCGGCGACGCTGACCGTCTCGGACGGCGCTCCGCCCCCGGTGGGCAGCGGCAGCCGCGACATCGCCACCGCTCCGTCCACGGTCTTCGAAGCGGCAGACGGGCCGGTGTACATCTATGCGGGACTCGACAAGACCTGGGACGAGGTGCGGATGCTGAGCAGCGCGCCGGACGGCCCGCTGGCCGAGCGCCTCGGCGACCGAGCGCGCTTCGAGCAGCCCCTGGCCGAATGGGCGTCGCGGCGCACGGCGGACGAGGTGCTCGAGACCATGCGCGGCATCGGCGTCGCCGCAGCGCCGGTTCGCACAGTCGACGATGCGCTCGCCGCGCTGCACGCCGACCGGCCTGGCGCGGTCGCGGACATCGCCGCCACTGGCCGCGCCGTGCCGCAGTTCCCCGTCACCTTCTCAGGCGGTCGGATTCCCCGCCGCGATGCCATGACCGACGAAACGAACAAGGAGAGTATCGCGTGA
- a CDS encoding SDR family NAD(P)-dependent oxidoreductase, with protein sequence MSAAQNSGRVLRDGALEGLSALVTGAGSGIGRATALRLIELGARVTGAGRHLESLEETRSLAAEPDRFEARAVNVRDHDAVTALVEEVGETHGIDHLFNNAGGQFFAPADEISANGWNSVIDLNLTAVFHITKQAHRFLAKNSGSVVNISLSGLERGGMGMTHSIAARAGVLGMTRSLALEWATEGIRLNCLGPGTVVTSALSDEASMHVLGNLVAKATPMRRPTSVEEVAELVAFLASPAGALMTGQLIQIDGGAHIGPGLHMLPEAYA encoded by the coding sequence GTGAGTGCAGCACAGAACTCCGGGCGCGTACTGCGCGACGGCGCGCTCGAAGGCCTGTCGGCCCTGGTCACAGGAGCCGGCTCCGGAATCGGCCGTGCCACGGCGCTGCGCCTCATCGAACTGGGCGCCCGGGTCACCGGCGCCGGGCGTCACCTCGAGAGTCTCGAGGAGACGCGATCACTTGCGGCAGAACCCGACCGGTTCGAGGCGCGCGCCGTCAACGTGCGCGATCACGATGCGGTCACCGCGCTCGTCGAGGAGGTCGGGGAGACGCACGGCATCGATCATCTGTTCAACAACGCGGGTGGACAGTTCTTCGCCCCCGCGGATGAGATCTCCGCGAACGGGTGGAACTCGGTCATCGACCTCAACCTCACTGCGGTGTTCCACATCACCAAGCAGGCCCACCGCTTCCTGGCGAAGAACAGCGGCAGCGTCGTCAACATCTCGCTGTCGGGTCTCGAGCGCGGAGGCATGGGCATGACCCATTCCATCGCCGCCCGCGCCGGAGTGCTGGGCATGACGCGGTCCCTCGCCCTGGAATGGGCGACCGAGGGCATCCGACTCAACTGCCTCGGTCCGGGAACCGTCGTGACGAGCGCGCTCAGCGACGAGGCGAGCATGCATGTGCTCGGCAATCTGGTGGCAAAAGCCACGCCGATGCGCCGCCCGACCAGTGTCGAAGAGGTCGCCGAGCTGGTCGCCTTCCTCGCCAGCCCCGCCGGGGCGCTCATGACCGGGCAGCTGATCCAGATCGACGGCGGGGCGCACATCGGGCCCGGACTGCACATGCTTCCGGAGGCGTACGCATGA
- a CDS encoding CoA-transferase — MSLPVLKLDDAVRTHVHDGDSVYLGNFGSQLFAVGHEIIRQQRRELDMIIGSGGILLDQLIGAGVAASATFGHCWSPVGPFAAYNFRRLAESGRSPVAFHEVSLGMFTAALTAGAWGVPFMPFPGLEGTGFLTEDWSRGRVEQVTTGFGSANVVQAITPDIAFVHADRCDPDGNAWINGPVSEVPVAAAASRAAVLVVEQLTDAADVRAHGVTLPGYLFDAVVVQPGAVAPDGAVGRYGRDVGAYIDYADHSKTAEGFTEWLDRVKGAER; from the coding sequence ATGAGTCTTCCCGTCCTGAAGCTCGACGACGCCGTGCGCACTCACGTGCACGATGGCGACTCGGTCTACCTGGGCAACTTCGGCTCCCAGCTGTTCGCGGTCGGCCACGAGATCATCCGTCAGCAGCGCCGCGAACTCGACATGATCATCGGCTCGGGCGGCATCCTGCTCGATCAGCTGATCGGTGCCGGCGTCGCGGCGTCGGCCACGTTCGGGCACTGCTGGAGTCCCGTCGGCCCGTTCGCGGCATACAACTTCCGGCGACTGGCCGAGTCGGGTCGTTCCCCGGTGGCGTTTCACGAAGTCAGCCTGGGAATGTTCACTGCAGCGCTCACCGCGGGCGCGTGGGGCGTGCCGTTCATGCCTTTCCCGGGGCTGGAGGGCACGGGCTTCCTCACCGAGGATTGGAGCCGCGGACGCGTCGAGCAGGTGACCACCGGATTCGGCTCGGCGAACGTCGTCCAGGCGATCACGCCCGACATCGCCTTCGTGCACGCCGACCGCTGCGACCCGGACGGCAACGCCTGGATCAACGGTCCCGTCAGCGAGGTGCCCGTCGCGGCTGCGGCATCCCGCGCCGCCGTGCTGGTGGTCGAGCAGTTGACGGATGCCGCCGACGTGCGCGCCCACGGGGTGACCCTTCCCGGCTACCTGTTCGACGCCGTCGTCGTGCAGCCGGGCGCGGTCGCGCCGGATGGCGCGGTCGGAAGGTACGGGCGAGACGTCGGCGCCTACATCGACTACGCCGACCACTCGAAGACCGCTGAGGGCTTCACCGAATGGCTCGACCGCGTGAAGGGAGCAGAACGATGA